The Oncorhynchus nerka isolate Pitt River linkage group LG12, Oner_Uvic_2.0, whole genome shotgun sequence genome contains the following window.
aaactacctgccctccaggacacctacaccacccgatgttacaggaaggccataaagatcatcaaggacaacaaccacccgagccactgcctgttcaccccgctatcatccagaaggcgaggtcagtacaggtgcatcaaagctgggaccgagagaatgaaaaacagcttctatctcaaggccatcagactgttaaacagccaccactaacattgagtggctgctgccaacacactgactcaactccagccactttaataatgggaattgatgggaaattatgtaaaatatatcactagccactttaaacaatgctacctaatataatgtttacataccctacattattcatctcatatgtatacgtatatactgtactctatatcatctactgcatctttatgtaatacatgtatcactagccaccttaactatgccactttgtttacatactcatctcatatgtatacgtatatactgtactcaataccatctactgtatcttgcctatgccgctctgtaccatcactcattcatatatctttatgtacatattctttatccccttacacttgtgtctataaggtagtagttttggaattgttagctagattacttgttggttattactgcattgtcggaactagaagcacaagcatttcgctacactcgcattaacatctgctaaccatgtgtatgtgacaaatacaatttgatttgatttgatttatacttgcgtactattgtttgtacagatgaacgtggtaacttcaggcatttggaaattgctcccgaggatgaaccagacttgtggaggtctacaggtacacctccaattgactcaaattatgtcaattagcctatcagaagcttctaaagccataacataattttctagaattttcctagctgtttaaaggcacagtcgacttagtgtatgttaacttctgacccactggaattgtgatacagtgaattataagtgaaataatctgtctgtaaacaattgttgggaaaatgacttgtgtcatgcacaaagtagatgtcctaaccgacttgccaaaactatagtttgttaacaagaaatttgtggagtggctgaAAAACTAATTTtgatgactctaacctaagtgtatgtaaacttcccgactTCAAATGTACATAAATATTTAGATCATCTTCCGTTCTGTCACATATAACTTCTACATGAACCCTGTGGCACGTGTCATTATAAGAAAGTGTTATAACCTGTAGTGTGTGAGTAATCAGAGTCAGTGTGAaccagcacacacagacacacacacacacactatgtgtgTTATAGTTATGTTAATGAAGCCTCTGTGGCCAATGCAGAGCCATGGAGGAATAGCCACGCTACGCAGGACCTTAGAAAGTTAACCGGCCCAATCTGAAGGGCTTTACGGTACTGAAGAAGGGCAAGACAATGCATCACCCACTCTTTAGTATCTTTTTAACTACCTCCTTCCCTCTGCAGGGCCCCCTTCCAGTGATAGTGATGTGATTTCGCAGACTGTTTGGGGGCTTAGTCGTATTGAATCTGACCCCATTGTCTTTATCCGTGGTTGAATTTTACCTAGTCTGCCATTAACAACGTTCTTGTCTAGGTTTAAAGCGGCAATCAGCACTAGAACAATAACAAAGCCCACTCCCCGCCCCTGTTTCTGTAAAAAAGGTGATGCATGGGGCtgcagaaatgtaaccactctcaaattcatagacagaactatggatgcaaggactgaccatccatgatatcaacattatagttttaaccaaaactattttgaggctatatagggtttatttacatttactttgtttacaaacatttgaGTAAAAAAGCTTATAcagtattttgggttctgatggggtacgacagtggaactaagctcataaggcatttctaagttatattcttcaagaatcaatgggtatcagtggaggctcctcagaggaggaagggtaggaccatcctcctcagtgaatttcataaaaataaatatagtgaaatgtaaaaaatgttatCCTTTTAGATAAAACGATACTAAATATATTATtgtcaaataattgattaaaacacactgttttgcaatgaatgcctatagtagcctcaacagcactctgtgggGTAGCACCGTGGTGTAGAGGGAGGGCcgctagtttccgtcctcctctgggcaCATTGACTTCAGTACAAAACCTAGAAGGCTCATGGTTcttacccccttccatagacttacacagtaattatgacaatttCCAGACAATGTCCTCCAAGCGGCCTTGCAACATGAACTGATATGTTGCCCATCCAATCCAAGGaacagagaatgaatctagtactaaaagcataaactacagctagctagcactgcactGCATTCATTATTGTGAGTAATTGActcgaagagagagaaagacaatagttgaatagttttgaacaaattaatttattcagaaatgaaggagaagcgagagagagagagagagagagctagctatattttgttgtattgtttaaaatatttttttactttcacttacttagctagttcAGCCTCAAACAcagactcaaacagagaggggtgtggggtatgttagctagctggctatggctatccaacactggaactcttccttatcaaggtaagcttttggttttattaatttatagccaccggggcctgccggtgtaactgctaaattgcttgctgctgactgtactgtacatgattgtagcaggtttacaaACACGTTAGttttagtagctatgttgactatgatgttaatatggtgacaacgatgtaggccgAGTGTAGCGGTTGGCAGATATGACAGGTTTGGTTTGTAAAGTTTTTTTAGCctagtcacagacagctgatgtgttgtacaatgaagtccacaagcgaagggaaaaggtaagAGGAGGAGAGTGTGTCGATGCGATTCCCCTCTttatgtgatcaggggtgtattcattctgttgaaaaacgtttcttaaatggaggaaatggggataaacatacctgaatttgtccaatagaaaatgATTACACCCCAGATCAGCTAGTTGCAGGCAAGATTGTGCATGGCTggattgaatgtgtcactgtctgtcaccgtgattactcaaatttctctcgacctgtgcacctacattgtaaacattcattcatagGCTAAGTTGTTGCAACCTCATGATGAGTATAGGacaaatttgagtatcatgtagtagcctaaacctatcaatgttacattgagctggatgAATTGAATATGAataacagtcatccaatatgctccAATATGCTCATAGAATAAataatcatcctccctcatcttaaacggcaccgaccgccactgatTGGTACACATGATTAATTTACAAGTACAAAAATGGttgtagcaactgctgattgccccacATACAGGGTTCCATATCAAAGTGTATTAAACATGCCAATGTCAAGATCACTATTCTCAAGGCAGTACCAAATATTTATTATTACTGAACTGGCAGCACATGTATTGAAATGATTACTATATTATGCATCACTTTGGtgaattttttttacatttaattttGCACATTGTTTATCACACCATAACCCGTATGGTTAACGTCTTTACATACTTGCAAATTTAGACCAATGATGAAAAACTCTGTCCTTTATATCTTCACATGTACATGTGAATCTTCACTGATGAACTGTGAGGTGCCTTGTGTTAACTAAACAGTGTTTTGTATGTCTTAACACATACGTGTGAACCCAGGCCTGCTCTAGTTAATGTGTGGTGATTATGGAGAGTTAAACGTGGGTGTAGCGAGGTGGGGTGGTAAGGCTGGGCTCTGAGGAGTGAAAGTGTGTCCCTTCTGCAATTGGCTGCGAGTCTAAATGTTTCATTATGCGTCTCATTGTTCCTTTGTTGGGACGGGGGTATAAATGCACCCCTGTAGAGCTGCAGGAGGACAGACCGCTGACGAGGACCAGACATAGCACATCTCCTGCCTTCGCCTGCTGTATCTAGCTAtctactgagctctgacagaagTACGAGTGagagagcattggccctcagcgaGCGGTGGGGGGGAAAAAGAGCGAAACATTTTTCAAGAATCTTTTACCAAAGGCTTTGGCTCTAACCTCAGCTGCATTGGGGATTTAGTTGTCTTTTCTACTTTCGTGTATAacgtttatttttttacttattcaACGGCTGAGATGGATTCTGACGCTGGCTCCAACTCCAGCCGCTCCTCATCTCCAGACCTGGTGGTGGATGACTCCATGGGTAGCTTCTTCTCCAACAAGATGTTTCAGGCCTACTGCCAGGAGGAGGGGGCAGCCAGGGCTGCCGGCCAGGGCAGGGCTGACTGCTGTGCTGGGGGAGGCAAGAGCAAGACCCGGGCTGACCTCAAAGAGGGTGACGATGTGCAAGACCTTAGGCTGAAGGTGaatggcagagagaggaagaggatgcaTGACCTGAACCAGGCATTAGATGGCCTGAGAGAGGTCATGCCCTACGCTCAGGGGCCCTCTGTTCGCAAGCTCTCAAAGATCTCCACCCTGCTGCTGGCCCGTAACTATATCCTCATGTTGTCCAGCTCTCTGGAGGAGATGAAAAAGCTGGTTGGGGATGTGTACGGAGGCAGTGGTGCCCAGAGTCGCACCAGCCACCCCCGGATCACCCTTCCGGCCCCCACAGCCCATCTCCCACTGCACCCCTTGGCCCAGAACCTGCACTCCCTGGTTGGCAGCACGGCCTCAGCTCTCCACCACCCCTCGCCTCCCCATGCTCCAGCCCCACACTCACCGCCCTCTGCAAGCTACATGGGCTTCCACCATGCACCGGTACAGAGCCTGCTGAAGGACCCTCTCCACCTAGCCAGCTCCTACAGGCACTT
Protein-coding sequences here:
- the LOC115138952 gene encoding oligodendrocyte transcription factor 3-like, which encodes MDSDAGSNSSRSSSPDLVVDDSMGSFFSNKMFQAYCQEEGAARAAGQGRADCCAGGGKSKTRADLKEGDDVQDLRLKVNGRERKRMHDLNQALDGLREVMPYAQGPSVRKLSKISTLLLARNYILMLSSSLEEMKKLVGDVYGGSGAQSRTSHPRITLPAPTAHLPLHPLAQNLHSLVGSTASALHHPSPPHAPAPHSPPSASYMGFHHAPVQSLLKDPLHLASSYRHFPGMPCPCSLCQPLPTTTSTLHSFSMGK